From the Lactuca sativa cultivar Salinas chromosome 9, Lsat_Salinas_v11, whole genome shotgun sequence genome, the window aaatagtgtTGTAGGATAGAGTTTCATTAAGATGATTCCACACTTTtacaattttctttttctttcatcACTTTGTATTCTAACATACTTCTTGATCAATTATTAACGGGAAAAGAATTATTTACATGTCGTGCTCTTGTATTTTACAATGTCTTGATTTGTTTAATTGATTTCATAACTCATCAAGTGGTTTCAGATCAGGGATTTTTCAACTCTTTCAGATAATTACTCTCGTTTTCATTTGTAGCTCTAAAATCGCTCTTAGATCTAATTTCTGCACTTGAAACACGTTTcttcaaatctgtatgtgattTATGATTCTATCTTTTTCTTTTCTAATCAGTTCGTACGAATCAAATTTCATTAAATTTCAATAGCAAATTTGAATACAAATACTATCATGAACTATACAAATCTTCTTGGATCATTGACAAAAACCCCTAACTTTGTTTCCTGAATATTATGATCAACGGACTAATAGAATTATAGACTATCTCAATTTTTTGGAGAAAAATCTCCAAAGGCTAATCAACAAAGGTGGTTATGATGAAAAACGAGTCACTATTGTTAGTGATGTGATAGCTTCAGAAGGTATGGGAGCTAGGAAAAGAAGAATGGAGGAAAATTATATGAAATGTATGCGAGAGTTGAGAGGAGCTCTTCCTCCTTATTTATGTGGTTATTAGAGGTTGTAAATATGAAAAAGAATCTTAGGAAAAATTAAAAGCTAAGTTTCAAGGCACATAAAGGACAAAGAAAAGTTCCATCACTCAACTACTATCCTATTTTGCAGAATTCAAAcaaaaaggtaatgattctatTGATCAAGCCTTTGATAGATTCAATGATCTAATGtaacaaatgaaaaaaatacaaagtGGAAAGAAGTGCATTAGAATTGAACATCGTGTTTATTTAAGGAGTGAGAAAAGAGTGCCAAAGTATCAATGTTCTTCTGAAATCTCATGAGAATTTTGATTCTTATTCCTTATCTGTTCTTTTCAACATGCTCAAAGCTCATGAAAATGATGTTAAGGAAATGAATgaataaaaggaaaaaagaaagagCAGCTTATATAGGTCCTTTTGCTTTTGTGTCGAAAGTAAAAGTTTTTAAAGAAGAAGATCCAGGTGTTGAAGAAGGTATTGATGGCAAGGAGTTGTTCACAAATTCAGATATTGAAACTGTGGCTTATTATTCAAACAATTCATCAAAGAAGTTCTTTAAGAAATCTGGCTCTGgaagtttcaaaaacaaaaatttctTGTGGTTAAAAAAAACGTTTCTCAAAACAAGAATGTTGAAAGTGTAAATAAATCTTCTTAACAGCGAAAGTTATTATGAAAAGAAACTTCTTGGTGATTATAGATATGATTGTAATTACTAAAATGCTAAAAATCACTTGGAAATGGAGTGTATGTTGAAAAAgataaaaaagaagaaagaaaagataaaagatgaagcatactatgtGAAGAAAATTAAAGAGCTCAAAAACAAAACCAAGAATTTTGCACTTGTGGCAACTAGTGATGATTATGAAGACGGTACTTATCAGATATGGTCATCTAGGTTTGATGATGGGGAGATGAGAAACCTAACACATAGAGAAATGATTGCTTAATATGTATATGATAAAGTTGAGTGTGGATGTGAGAAGTCAGaaaaagaagagaaggagaatatCGAAGGAAGTGATAATGTAAATGGTTATCAAGGAACATGTCTTATGGCTTATTCTTCAAGGTCAAAAATCATTGAAAATGTATCTCTCTTACTTAAATCTTTTGGCATTCTACCATCTTCATATCAGGGTGTTTTAAATGATATCGAAAAGAACTGTTTATACATTAATAATCTTATTTCTATGAGTAGTGATGCAgaaaaggaaaaatgtgaacTTTATGAAGCTGGAAATAAGTTGGAGGAAAAAAAAGTCTAGTATAGAAGCAATATGAAATAGCTTATCAATCATTATATATGATATGTACTTATTGAGAAAGGATAATGGTATGTTATTAAAACAACTTAATATTGTCTATAACACAGCTAAGGCCCCGTTTGATACACATATTTCCAAGTTCAAacagatctttctggctgaatagaccggaaagactgtttgatttaCACAAAAAAATggtctttcccggtaagatatgtctttcccaaaaaaccccaaaatcatatctttttggctgaatgggctggaaagacaattatgcCCCAAACCCCgcctttttctttctttctcagattattaatttttttaaataactttttttaaattgattttttattgaattattactttttaatgtattattttatattaagaaatattattttaatatataatatttgtgtattaataaatattattttattggattattaatttcttttaaataattcttttttttttaatttcctttttatggattaattctttttattggattattatatattcataaatattatttataatatataatatttatatattaataaatattactttgttagattattaatttcttttagttaatttttttaattcattttattggaTTAGTTCTTTTTTTTGGGCAACACCACCAtcctaatttatttaaaaaaatctcATCCATCCCACCATTGCGGACATAAACCGGGTCATTTTTCATCATTCAACACAGTCAGTcaaatgtacaatcaaacaacacgGTTTCTTTCCCAGTTAGAAAACTTTCCCAAACAACACTTTACCAGACATCACTTTCCCAAAtagaaactatcaaacgggacctaaaTGTCTATGCTAAACTAACATCTTTATATCATTCATATTCCATTTTCACTGAACAACATCGAAAATTACTTCCATTCATCATATTTAAGAAACATAAAGTTATTGTGAAAGTATTGTTTCATCAAATAAAATACCAAATGACCCATATTCATATGGTATAGTACTTGTTGAAAAATATCTTGGCTCACATGAACTTGTtcaaattatgaatgaaaatttAAATGTTAAAGAACAAGTTCATATCATGAAATTGTCTAAAAGTTCTCTCAATAAATAACAGGAAGATTATGTTGAATTAGACGATCATTCAGATACATTTAGTGAACTAGACGGGAAATTAAATGTTGATTGTTCTGATTTATCGATGACCAAAGTTAACTCATTAACTAAAAATGATGATCATATTAATTCGATATCGAAGGATAATTCTAATCTTTTATTGAAAAATTGTAAGTTTTCAAATGTTGATTACATTAAAATCAAAAACATCACACATGATAAAAACAaatatgaaaatgattatgatagTGAAAAGTTAGGTAGAGTTGTTGAAGATCGCGTTTTTGAAGATTCTAAAAATTACAATAAAGTGTTGAATAAGAAAGGTCAACATTATCTTGAACAAAGTGTTGGTGTATATCCAAAGTtcaaagattttccaaatcaagtgtttgttacAAAAGGAAATTATGATAAAATTGATCAAAGATTTATTTCAATGGTTAATAAAGACAATATGAAAGTAACTTATGCAGGTTTATATTCAACATAAAATATCGAAGAAAACAAATTGAATGATAAAGTTGAGGTTTCTGAAAATTGTTAAAAGGGGGAATTTAATAcaaattttgaaaattcaatgTGTGAAATATCGAAAGTTTAGGTGGTTAAAGGAACAAAACCACCATAAAAAGTGATTTCCCAATCTCATATTGAATCCTTACCATGTGAAACAAAGTGTTAAAACCTATCATACCATCTCCAAATAAAGATTCAATATAAGAAAAGAAGAAATGACTTTCTTAATAACAAAAGAAGGAAAAAAGTTAATTCACAGGGGTCAAAATATGTGTTACAGATAATATGATTCTAGTTGATAGTGGTTTCTCGCGTCACATGATTGGGAAAAAGGAGTATCTTAAAGACTATCGGAAATTAGACAATGCTAGAGAAGTGAAGTTTAGTAACAATAAAAAATGTTCAATCAAAGGATACATGAAAATCATGAACTAACAACTCACAATAAAATCAGTTGCTTATATTGAAGGATTACAACATAATTTGATTAATGTTTCTCAATTAGTTGTACGTACAGGAAGTCAAGTGACCTTCGATGAAGATGGTAGTGTCATATCgaacaaaatttcaaat encodes:
- the LOC111882004 gene encoding uncharacterized protein LOC111882004; the protein is MECMLKKIKKKKEKIKDEAYYVKKIKELKNKTKNFALVATSDDYEDVECGCEKSEKEEKENIEGSDNVNGYQGTCLMAYSSRSKIIENVSLLLKSFGILPSSYQGVLNDIEKNCLYINNLISMSSDAEKEKCELYEAGNKLEEKKEDYVELDDHSDTFSELDGKLNVDCSDLSMTKVNSLTKNDDHINSISKDNSNLLLKNCKFSNVDYIKIKNITHDKNKYENDYDSEKLGRVVEDRVFEDSKNYNKVLNKKGQHYLEQSVGVYPKFKDFPNQVFVTKGNYDKIDQRFISMVNKDNMKVTYADNMILVDSGFSRHMIGKKEYLKDYRKLDNAREVKFSNNKKCSIKGYMKIMN